In Thermococcus camini, a genomic segment contains:
- a CDS encoding COG1470 family protein encodes MRNMVIAFIVLLMLVSVIPGASAQFDQLETSDEITVLRGDYGSGTIWLTNAGGFTYKVVSYQRFWVEDSSGNRIDGFTFNISPHVFSDWTPKGRYSFSYNITCPSNVSGGTYTLFMRFLAFTSDGSMYILYARIPLHVISEPLNFGVAEAYVQGRPGSSYVLNGETIVVFSHVTNIGHGNVSAVGQVSLIKDGKTYFFENRTLTFVPGDNLVRFEVPIGYDLPPGTYRLNYLLQYDGGAYRYSKDFPVKFGVTLVGVSLKSDEVKVNEDNRAYVTVLSERSIGMNLTVEAYRDGELISRAVEPKEIGGGTTVLEVPLPTNVSGSITAVIKLTFGERLIGEGNVTYTVSAPPVLANVSYERTANDEVLFKLAVENPGDGSVDGVLTYRISSDDGVLYKDSMVVAIPPGTSEITVKFEVPVGKTVYYEFALTAAGETSTAKGELYLEPPAPTTTTSSPTTTTSSTAPSNTTTIGGGGGSRGLWIGLVAVAFILLAAGAFYYLNRAEGARKKRVRPKPKRRSPLGRFKRPKKPEFKENKELPRKK; translated from the coding sequence ATGCGGAACATGGTGATAGCGTTTATCGTGCTCCTGATGCTTGTCTCAGTAATTCCCGGGGCTTCCGCACAGTTTGATCAGCTCGAAACAAGCGATGAAATAACCGTTCTCAGGGGGGACTACGGTTCCGGAACGATCTGGCTCACAAACGCAGGGGGGTTCACTTACAAGGTCGTCAGCTACCAGCGTTTCTGGGTCGAGGATTCCTCCGGGAATAGGATTGATGGTTTCACGTTCAACATCTCTCCCCATGTCTTCAGCGACTGGACCCCTAAGGGCAGGTATTCCTTCTCGTATAACATCACCTGTCCCTCCAACGTCTCGGGAGGCACCTACACGCTCTTCATGAGGTTCCTGGCCTTCACGTCCGATGGCTCTATGTACATACTCTACGCCAGGATACCCCTTCACGTGATCTCCGAGCCCCTCAACTTCGGCGTTGCCGAGGCCTACGTTCAGGGCAGGCCCGGCTCATCCTACGTTCTGAACGGGGAGACCATAGTCGTCTTCTCCCACGTCACCAACATCGGTCACGGGAACGTCTCCGCGGTGGGGCAGGTCTCCCTGATCAAGGATGGAAAGACCTACTTCTTCGAGAACAGGACACTGACCTTCGTTCCGGGGGACAATCTCGTCCGGTTTGAGGTTCCCATTGGATACGACCTTCCCCCAGGAACGTACCGGCTCAACTATCTCCTCCAGTACGATGGGGGCGCCTACAGGTACTCCAAGGACTTCCCCGTAAAGTTCGGGGTCACGCTGGTTGGAGTCTCCCTGAAATCCGACGAGGTGAAGGTGAACGAGGACAACAGGGCGTACGTGACGGTTCTCTCCGAGAGGTCCATCGGCATGAACCTTACGGTCGAGGCGTACCGTGACGGGGAGCTTATATCGAGGGCCGTGGAGCCAAAGGAGATTGGAGGGGGTACAACGGTTCTTGAAGTTCCCCTCCCAACGAACGTGTCGGGCTCCATCACGGCCGTCATAAAACTGACCTTCGGCGAACGCCTGATCGGGGAAGGCAACGTTACCTACACCGTTTCAGCTCCTCCAGTGCTCGCAAACGTCTCCTATGAGAGGACTGCCAACGATGAGGTGCTCTTCAAGCTCGCCGTCGAAAACCCCGGTGACGGGAGTGTGGACGGTGTTCTCACCTACAGGATATCCTCGGACGATGGGGTACTGTACAAGGACTCCATGGTGGTAGCTATACCCCCTGGGACCAGCGAGATAACGGTGAAGTTTGAGGTTCCGGTGGGGAAGACCGTCTATTACGAGTTTGCCCTCACCGCGGCGGGGGAGACGAGCACCGCGAAGGGAGAGCTCTACCTGGAGCCCCCTGCGCCGACGACCACGACTTCGTCCCCCACGACCACGACCTCATCCACCGCGCCCTCGAACACCACTACCATCGGCGGTGGCGGTGGCTCCAGGGGACTCTGGATCGGCCTCGTGGCGGTGGCTTTCATCCTCCTGGCAGCGGGTGCCTTCTACTACCTGAACCGCGCGGAGGGGGCCCGGAAGAAGCGCGTCAGACCAAAACCTAAGAGGCGCTCCCCCCTGGGCAGGTTCAAGAGGCCCAAGAAGCCGGAGTTTAAGGAGAACAAGGAGCTTCCCAGGAAGAAGTGA
- a CDS encoding DUF61 family protein: MTNAEDILNREIARVNLHLPALRPTLSQLLAEEEPSVKLRDGSYHYFRRSELEYLRDLVDDDEPERLKVPIVLEISTLHRGYFRVRGRVEVKVIDKILGTYSILEEKDEELYPRYLLPRIRRVLPTTTTYAFIAE, encoded by the coding sequence ATGACAAATGCGGAGGATATACTGAACCGGGAGATCGCGAGGGTGAACCTTCACCTCCCTGCGCTCCGTCCCACCCTTTCCCAGCTCCTGGCGGAGGAAGAGCCGAGCGTTAAACTCCGCGACGGTAGCTATCACTACTTTCGGCGCTCCGAGCTTGAGTACCTGCGAGACCTGGTGGACGATGATGAGCCCGAGCGCCTCAAAGTGCCCATAGTTCTGGAGATAAGTACCCTCCACAGGGGCTACTTCAGAGTCAGGGGGCGCGTGGAGGTCAAGGTCATAGATAAAATCCTGGGCACCTACAGCATCCTGGAGGAGAAGGACGAGGAGCTTTATCCCCGCTACCTGCTCCCGAGGATCAGACGCGTTCTCCCGACCACCACAACATACGCGTTCATAGCGGAGTGA
- the glnA gene encoding type I glutamate--ammonia ligase, translating into MNEISTVGIGHRAGSPGFVQLVFVDINGVPKGMEIPGDRYEDALTEGIAFDGSSISGFQRIEDSDLVLKPDPATYTEVPWEGIARVYGYIYKDGSPYGADPRGVLREAIERLEKEGFRAYIGPEPEFYLFKKNGSWELQIPDSGGYFDLVTLDRARTLRREIALYMPSFGLVPEVLHHEVGKSQHEIDFRYDDALKTADNVVSFKYIVKAVAEMRGLYATFMPKPIHGFPGNGMHLHISLWRDGENAFIGEDGLSETALHFIAGILKHAKALAAVTNPTVNSYKRLVPGYEAPVYISWGYRNRSTLIRVPAFWGNGARIEYRCPDPSANPYLAFAAVLMAGLDGIKRRLEPEAYTEANVYEMSSEERARLGIGTLPGSLGEALDELKRDRVVREALGGAYGNFVEYKEREWEDYLEYLASRDIPMETKKVTEWELERYFHV; encoded by the coding sequence ATGAACGAAATTTCCACGGTTGGAATTGGCCATAGGGCCGGGTCGCCGGGGTTCGTCCAGCTGGTCTTCGTCGACATCAACGGGGTCCCAAAGGGAATGGAGATACCTGGGGATAGATACGAAGACGCACTGACGGAGGGAATAGCCTTTGACGGCTCGTCCATATCAGGTTTCCAGAGGATAGAGGACAGCGACCTCGTTCTGAAGCCGGATCCGGCCACCTACACCGAGGTTCCGTGGGAGGGAATAGCGAGGGTCTACGGGTACATCTACAAAGACGGAAGCCCCTACGGTGCGGATCCGCGGGGGGTGCTCAGAGAGGCGATCGAGAGGCTCGAAAAAGAGGGCTTCAGGGCATACATCGGCCCGGAGCCGGAGTTCTACCTCTTCAAAAAGAACGGTTCCTGGGAGCTCCAGATACCAGACAGCGGCGGTTATTTCGACCTCGTCACCCTCGACAGGGCCCGCACCCTGCGGAGGGAGATAGCACTCTACATGCCCTCCTTCGGCCTCGTCCCGGAGGTCCTTCACCACGAGGTCGGGAAGTCCCAGCACGAGATAGACTTCCGCTACGATGATGCCCTCAAAACGGCGGACAACGTAGTCAGCTTCAAATACATCGTCAAGGCAGTGGCTGAAATGCGCGGTTTATACGCGACCTTCATGCCCAAGCCCATCCACGGATTTCCCGGGAACGGGATGCACCTCCACATAAGCCTCTGGAGGGACGGAGAGAACGCGTTCATCGGGGAGGATGGCCTCAGTGAGACCGCACTGCACTTTATAGCCGGGATACTGAAGCATGCGAAGGCTTTAGCTGCCGTTACCAACCCAACGGTGAACAGCTACAAGCGCCTCGTCCCCGGCTATGAGGCCCCGGTTTACATCAGCTGGGGCTACCGCAACAGGAGTACGCTTATAAGGGTCCCCGCGTTCTGGGGCAACGGGGCCAGGATAGAGTACCGCTGTCCTGACCCAAGCGCAAACCCCTACCTGGCGTTCGCGGCGGTTCTAATGGCAGGACTCGACGGAATAAAAAGAAGGCTGGAGCCGGAGGCATACACCGAGGCAAACGTCTACGAGATGAGCAGTGAGGAGAGGGCCAGACTCGGGATAGGTACCCTGCCCGGAAGCCTCGGGGAGGCCCTTGACGAGCTGAAGAGGGACCGGGTCGTCAGGGAGGCCCTGGGCGGTGCCTACGGGAACTTCGTGGAGTACAAAGAACGCGAGTGGGAGGACTACCTCGAGTACCTGGCCTCACGGGACATCCCCATGGAAACAAAGAAGGTGACGGAGTGGGAACTCGAGAGGTACTTCCACGTCTAG